A stretch of Imperialibacter roseus DNA encodes these proteins:
- a CDS encoding cysteine desulfurase-like protein, whose amino-acid sequence MAKKSVFDPQSVHHQFPALRRLHNKKPLIFLDGPGGTQVPERVIRAISTYYRRSNANTHGAFVTTRETDKVMADARAKMATLLGAPGPECISLGQNMTTINYSLARAMSRLLKPGDEVLITQLDHEANRGPWLTLRDFGVKVREVKLLPTGTLDYADFEQKLNENTRLVCMGMSSNAIGTVNDFALVRQMTYKVGAWLLLDAVHYAPHFSIDVQAIGCDFLICSAYKFYGPHVGILYAKPGLLDRLPTDRLRTTDQIAPYSIETGTLNHAAMAGVSAAVDFIASMGSGNSLREKLDDAYAKVSQHEFALASKLYTELKAIKGMTVVGQDFSSEKRTPTVSFTVKGKTAEEVCKQLAAENICAWDGHFYAVRAIEVLGLLEKGGVTRMGISLYNTEQEIDYVIKAVKKLT is encoded by the coding sequence ATGGCTAAAAAGTCTGTGTTCGATCCTCAGTCCGTACATCACCAGTTTCCTGCCTTACGGCGTCTGCACAACAAGAAACCCCTCATCTTTCTGGATGGCCCAGGCGGCACCCAAGTACCTGAGAGGGTCATCAGAGCTATTTCAACCTACTATCGCCGGTCCAACGCCAACACCCACGGTGCCTTTGTCACCACACGGGAAACCGATAAAGTAATGGCGGACGCCCGGGCAAAGATGGCAACCCTGCTGGGGGCTCCTGGCCCGGAGTGCATCTCTCTTGGTCAGAACATGACCACTATCAATTATTCGCTGGCCCGGGCAATGAGCAGGCTGCTGAAGCCTGGCGATGAAGTATTGATCACACAACTTGACCACGAGGCCAACCGGGGCCCGTGGCTTACCCTGAGAGATTTTGGTGTCAAAGTGCGGGAGGTGAAGCTTTTACCCACCGGCACACTGGACTATGCTGATTTTGAGCAGAAGCTCAATGAAAATACCCGGCTGGTTTGCATGGGCATGTCGAGCAACGCCATAGGCACTGTCAACGATTTTGCACTGGTGAGGCAAATGACCTACAAGGTGGGGGCCTGGCTCCTGCTGGATGCAGTTCACTATGCGCCGCACTTCAGCATCGATGTGCAAGCCATTGGCTGCGACTTCCTCATTTGTTCGGCCTACAAATTCTATGGGCCTCATGTGGGTATATTGTATGCAAAGCCAGGCCTGCTCGACAGGCTGCCAACCGACAGGCTAAGAACCACCGACCAGATAGCCCCCTATTCCATTGAAACAGGAACGCTCAATCATGCGGCCATGGCTGGTGTTTCCGCCGCTGTTGATTTTATCGCTTCAATGGGATCAGGCAATAGCCTGAGAGAGAAGCTGGATGATGCTTACGCCAAAGTAAGTCAACATGAGTTCGCCCTGGCATCAAAACTTTACACAGAACTAAAGGCCATCAAGGGCATGACGGTTGTAGGGCAGGATTTTTCATCTGAAAAAAGAACTCCCACCGTGTCGTTTACAGTCAAAGGAAAAACGGCCGAAGAGGTCTGCAAGCAGCTTGCTGCGGAAAACATTTGCGCCTGGGACGGCCATTTTTATGCCGTGCGGGCCATTGAAGTGCTGGGCCTTCTGGAAAAAGGTGGAGTTACCCGTATGGGAATTTCACTCTATAATACCGAACAAGAAATTGACTACGTAATCAAGGCCGTGAAAAAATTGACATAG
- a CDS encoding ABC transporter permease, translating to MLKSYLMVSIRHLMRQPTYAALNILGLTIGIVSSLLIILYLSQELSYDKHHAKADRIYRISSDIKEPDNAFRWAVTQLPLGRTLKAEFEEVEQYVRFIGNGRTKFIKDNINYFEEDVFQVDSTVFDVFSFDLISGNPSTALQNPSSMVISKTMADKIFKGENPVGQILKTDQNSFEITGVYEDLPKTSHIRPNAMMSASTSDRNNSQNWGGFGIYTYALLREGADPKVVETKLNDIIDKYVAVIFDQFDIVIRYEMIAIKDIHLYSTFEGEPESLGNIKYIYIFAAVALFLIVIASINYMNLSTARSMRRALEVGIRKVMGAQRGMLIGQFITESVVLTVISLVISLIVLAIAVPLFNGSLDTNLSLLDLLQPQLILVVLCILVLTGFVSGSYPAFYLSSFKPAAVLKGKGASRGGNQWLRRVLVGIQFAISIFMLIGTFIIYDQMQYLRSKDLGFDKDQVVRVVLDNQASREKYPVFRNSLMQNPNIKSVASSSTSPGNGYGKNVMSVETNEGVMENYGIDAYVVDYDFFPTLSIPFEKGRNISSQYPSDTATSVMVNEAMVARMGWEEPIGKKFQFDRDSTVFHRVVGVVRDFHQQSLYNPIEALMFIPGLNNSSVLIKTSEDLQASLAAIEASWNEVYPGIPFDATFLDEEFMEQYETDQLRGKLFLGFSLMMIFIACLGLLGLASFIAEQRTKEISIRKVLGANTGGLVTLLVKDFVWLVLIGAVPAFGLGYYFMNDWLKTFEYHVDINLLLFVVVLLIILVITVLTTGYHALRAANSNPANNLKYE from the coding sequence ATGTTAAAAAGTTACCTAATGGTGAGCATCAGGCACCTGATGCGCCAGCCTACCTATGCTGCGCTTAATATTCTCGGTTTAACAATCGGAATTGTTTCCAGCTTACTAATCATTCTCTATCTGTCGCAAGAACTTAGCTACGACAAACATCACGCAAAAGCGGACAGGATTTACCGCATTTCGTCGGACATCAAGGAACCTGACAATGCGTTCCGCTGGGCAGTGACCCAGCTCCCTCTTGGCCGAACGTTGAAGGCTGAATTTGAAGAGGTAGAGCAGTACGTCCGCTTTATTGGCAACGGCCGCACCAAGTTTATCAAAGACAATATCAACTATTTTGAAGAAGACGTCTTTCAGGTAGACAGCACAGTGTTTGATGTTTTTTCCTTTGACCTTATTTCCGGCAACCCCTCCACAGCGCTACAGAATCCAAGCTCCATGGTCATCAGCAAAACCATGGCGGACAAAATTTTCAAAGGCGAAAACCCGGTTGGGCAAATCCTGAAAACAGACCAGAATTCCTTCGAAATAACTGGTGTGTATGAAGACCTGCCTAAAACATCTCACATCAGACCCAATGCGATGATGTCGGCCAGCACTTCTGATAGAAATAACTCCCAAAACTGGGGCGGCTTTGGCATCTACACTTACGCTTTGTTAAGAGAGGGTGCTGACCCGAAAGTAGTGGAAACCAAGCTTAATGACATTATTGATAAATACGTAGCGGTGATCTTCGATCAGTTTGACATCGTGATCCGGTATGAAATGATTGCCATCAAAGACATTCACCTTTATTCCACTTTTGAAGGTGAACCTGAATCACTTGGCAACATCAAATACATCTACATTTTTGCCGCCGTTGCCTTGTTCCTGATCGTTATTGCCAGCATCAACTATATGAACCTGTCGACCGCACGCTCCATGCGCAGAGCATTGGAAGTAGGGATCAGAAAGGTAATGGGTGCTCAAAGGGGCATGTTGATTGGGCAGTTTATCACCGAATCGGTAGTGCTTACAGTTATCTCCTTAGTTATCAGCTTAATAGTTTTGGCGATCGCTGTACCCCTTTTCAACGGATCCCTCGACACCAACTTATCTCTTTTAGACCTACTGCAGCCACAGCTCATCCTGGTGGTTCTGTGCATTCTGGTGCTGACTGGGTTTGTCAGTGGAAGTTACCCAGCCTTTTACCTGTCGAGCTTTAAACCAGCAGCAGTGCTAAAGGGCAAGGGAGCTAGCAGAGGCGGCAATCAATGGCTGCGACGTGTGCTGGTTGGTATCCAGTTCGCCATCTCCATCTTCATGCTGATAGGTACCTTCATCATCTACGATCAAATGCAGTACCTGCGCAGCAAGGATTTGGGCTTCGACAAAGACCAGGTGGTTCGTGTGGTGCTGGACAACCAGGCCAGCCGTGAAAAGTATCCTGTTTTCCGAAATTCCCTGATGCAGAACCCTAATATCAAGTCCGTGGCTTCCTCGAGTACCTCGCCAGGGAATGGCTATGGCAAAAATGTGATGAGTGTCGAGACCAACGAGGGAGTAATGGAAAATTATGGCATCGATGCCTACGTAGTCGACTATGACTTTTTCCCCACACTCAGCATTCCTTTTGAGAAAGGGCGAAATATCTCTTCTCAATACCCAAGCGACACAGCCACCTCAGTGATGGTAAACGAAGCCATGGTGGCCAGAATGGGCTGGGAAGAACCTATAGGCAAGAAGTTCCAGTTTGACCGTGACAGCACCGTGTTTCACCGAGTGGTGGGTGTGGTCAGGGATTTCCATCAGCAGTCTCTTTACAACCCCATTGAAGCCTTGATGTTCATTCCTGGCCTCAACAATTCGAGTGTGCTTATCAAAACATCGGAAGACCTGCAGGCTTCGCTTGCCGCCATAGAAGCCAGCTGGAACGAGGTGTATCCAGGCATTCCCTTCGATGCTACGTTCCTTGATGAGGAGTTTATGGAGCAGTATGAAACGGATCAACTTCGTGGCAAACTGTTTCTCGGGTTTTCGCTGATGATGATCTTTATAGCTTGTCTTGGCTTGCTCGGCTTAGCCTCCTTCATTGCCGAGCAGCGCACCAAAGAGATAAGCATCAGAAAAGTGCTGGGCGCCAACACTGGCGGCCTTGTAACTCTGCTTGTGAAAGATTTTGTGTGGCTGGTACTCATAGGTGCTGTGCCTGCGTTCGGGCTCGGCTACTATTTCATGAATGACTGGCTCAAAACTTTCGAATATCACGTTGACATTAACCTGTTGTTGTTTGTCGTCGTGTTGTTGATCATCCTGGTTATTACTGTGTTGACAACTGGCTATCATGCGTTAAGGGCAGCCAACTCCAACCCGGCAAACAACCTGAAATATGAGTAA
- a CDS encoding porin family protein: MKNTILATSLLMMFITSGALAQEAGLKGGLNFSNLYVNDVDDENMKIGFNAGVYYKAQLTDVLAIQPEILYSLKGAEVIYDNTFLGIGNGKYRFNLSYVDVPVALKISPVGNFYIEAGPYVSLLTSAKVKRIDSNGDKEVVDELDRDNFNTVDYGMFGGVGFNFTGGSLGVRYNYGLQEIGESGSNVAEATPNSKNSVLQIFMTLPF; this comes from the coding sequence ATGAAAAATACCATTTTAGCAACCAGTTTACTAATGATGTTCATTACCAGCGGAGCCCTTGCTCAGGAGGCCGGTCTTAAAGGAGGACTCAACTTTTCAAATCTCTACGTCAACGACGTGGACGATGAAAATATGAAAATCGGGTTCAATGCAGGTGTCTACTACAAAGCACAGTTAACAGATGTGTTGGCCATACAGCCAGAAATACTTTACTCATTGAAAGGGGCTGAAGTAATTTACGACAATACATTTCTTGGCATAGGCAACGGTAAATACCGTTTCAATCTGAGTTATGTAGATGTACCTGTAGCATTAAAAATAAGCCCTGTCGGTAATTTTTATATCGAAGCGGGCCCGTATGTGTCGTTGCTTACGTCAGCAAAAGTTAAACGAATCGACTCAAACGGAGATAAGGAAGTGGTGGACGAACTTGATCGGGACAATTTCAATACAGTCGACTACGGCATGTTTGGAGGAGTCGGCTTCAACTTTACCGGTGGGTCTTTGGGAGTTAGGTATAACTATGGCCTGCAGGAGATTGGTGAGAGCGGCTCCAATGTGGCCGAAGCAACTCCAAACTCAAAGAATTCCGTGCTTCAAATATTTATGACATTGCCGTTTTGA
- a CDS encoding metallophosphoesterase, which yields MNRIVFAFFLLLLLLAIDWYVFQAVRLATADVSLTTRKVVYWIFWGVTTLSVFGILVVNFADLSAVKGLRTFIVLGIFINVMSKLFALIFLLVGDIIRGFQWLANFIFSSPEPINPNGRAIPRSEFISKVALIAGAVPALTMSYGILSGAHDYRIRRKTIFFPNLPKEFDGIQIGQLSDIHSGSFFNKTAVKGGVEMLLGEKPDIIFFTGDLVNNEAEEVKEYISIFDKVKAPLGVYSTLGNHDYGDYKNWASEAAKQANLEDLKAAHKELGWHLMMNENLPVKVDGEQIGILGIENWGAGRFAKYGKMDLAHQGTEEYPFKILLSHDPSHWDAQVRPNYGDVDLMLSGHTHGFQFGVEIGGFKWSPSQYVYKQWAGLYQEENQYLYVNRGFGYLGYPGRIGILPEITILELKRA from the coding sequence ATGAACAGGATCGTGTTTGCATTCTTTTTACTCCTTCTTTTACTGGCTATCGATTGGTATGTTTTTCAAGCCGTCAGGCTGGCAACTGCCGACGTGTCCCTCACTACACGGAAAGTTGTTTATTGGATTTTCTGGGGCGTCACCACCTTGTCTGTATTTGGCATACTTGTAGTGAACTTCGCCGACTTATCAGCAGTGAAAGGTCTTCGCACCTTCATTGTGCTCGGCATCTTCATTAACGTGATGTCAAAACTATTCGCTCTTATTTTCTTGTTGGTAGGAGATATTATCAGAGGGTTTCAATGGCTTGCCAATTTTATATTTTCAAGCCCAGAGCCTATCAATCCTAATGGAAGGGCCATTCCCAGGTCTGAGTTCATTTCGAAGGTAGCACTTATTGCAGGAGCTGTTCCGGCATTGACGATGAGTTATGGTATTTTGAGCGGCGCTCACGACTATCGGATTAGACGTAAAACCATCTTCTTTCCTAACCTGCCCAAAGAATTCGACGGGATACAGATAGGGCAGCTTTCCGACATCCACTCTGGCAGCTTTTTCAACAAGACAGCAGTAAAAGGCGGTGTGGAAATGCTGCTGGGCGAAAAACCAGATATTATCTTTTTCACCGGCGATTTAGTGAATAATGAGGCTGAGGAGGTGAAAGAATACATTTCCATTTTTGATAAAGTAAAGGCGCCTCTGGGAGTTTACTCCACTCTCGGCAATCATGACTACGGAGACTACAAAAACTGGGCATCAGAGGCTGCTAAGCAAGCAAACTTAGAAGACCTTAAAGCGGCCCACAAAGAGTTGGGCTGGCACCTGATGATGAATGAGAATCTTCCTGTGAAGGTGGACGGCGAGCAAATAGGCATACTTGGTATCGAAAACTGGGGAGCCGGCAGGTTTGCCAAGTATGGCAAAATGGATTTAGCTCATCAGGGGACAGAGGAATACCCGTTTAAAATTCTGCTCTCGCATGACCCCAGCCACTGGGACGCACAGGTAAGGCCCAACTATGGCGATGTAGACCTGATGCTTTCAGGCCATACACACGGCTTTCAGTTTGGTGTAGAAATTGGCGGATTCAAGTGGAGCCCTTCTCAGTATGTTTACAAGCAGTGGGCAGGCTTGTATCAGGAGGAAAACCAGTACCTTTATGTCAATCGGGGCTTTGGGTATTTGGGGTATCCCGGCAGAATTGGCATTCTTCCTGAGATTACTATTCTGGAATTAAAAAGAGCCTGA
- a CDS encoding efflux RND transporter permease subunit has product MANDTNTNDNLPEENRFSEENEEVVDKEFKLTSASLKNRTTVFFLTFLLIVMGVSSYISLPKDSYPEIEQPIVYIGTAHPGNAPLDIENLITRPIEKEINTISEVDNIKSTSVQDYSTIIVEFSAETAIEDALTKVKDAVDRAKPELPSDLQTDPNIFELNLSEFPIMNINLSGNYTLEELEDYAEILEDEIEKVSEVSKVEIRGIDEKEVRINVDPYKMEAVKVNFSDIENAISAENVSLSGGNILEDGIRRTIRVVGEFEEASEMEDIIVKNENANIVYLKDIATIEFGFKEKQSFARMNGKPVVSVDVIKRSGENLLITTEKINAILDKTMDTLPADLEIAITNDQSEMTREMVSNLENNIISGVILVVLVLLFFLGTRNALFVGVAIPLSMFISFIVLSAFSITINMMVLFSLIMALGMLVDNGIVVVENVYRLMELGMKPLEATRRGVGEVAWPIISSTATTLAAFLPLAFWPGLMGQFMRYLPITLIVTLSSSLFVALVINPVMIAAFMKVDNRQAFNYKRIWIFAGVSIGIGALLLLAKANVLGNLALLLGMLILLNVYVLVPLSRKFQDTFLPFIEGLYSRTLQFALRGWNPTLFFFGTVFLLFFSLAMMGVFTPNVIFFPVNEPKYVNVFIEQPSGTDINVTNSFTEEVEKKVMKVIEPYQFMVESVVTKVGQDTADPNDPSAVGQAETPNKARITVNFVEFKYRKREGSDEWVMTSDIMNEIREAVQGYPGVALTVDKDAAGPPVGKPIAIEVTGQDFNRLIEITEDMKTFINESGIEGIERLKTDLETGKPELIVDIDREKARRFGLSTYSIANEVRTSLFGKEISKFKQGEDDYEVQLRLDEKYRYDIDALMNKSVVFRDQTNGRIVSVPISAVAKAELSTTYGSVRRKDLQRVVTISSNVLGGANPTEINDQIKELLVNFDMPQGYSFKFGGEQEKQAEEMAFLSSALLLAVFLIFLIIVAQFNKMTAPLIIMTSVLFSTIGVFLGLVIFQMDFVVIMTMVGIISLAGIVVNNAIVLIDFIELTRSRMRKELGVERLTIEQVDEAIVVAGKTRLRPVLLTAITTVLGLVPLAIGLNIDFIGFFREYNPDFFMGGDNVIFWGPMSWTIVFGLTFATFLTLVIVPVMYWFFARVNRRFGLS; this is encoded by the coding sequence ATGGCTAACGATACAAATACCAACGATAATCTTCCGGAGGAAAACAGGTTTTCTGAAGAGAACGAAGAAGTGGTGGACAAAGAGTTTAAGCTCACCTCAGCTTCTCTTAAGAACCGAACCACGGTTTTTTTCCTGACTTTTTTGCTGATAGTGATGGGTGTGAGTTCTTATATCTCGCTTCCAAAAGACAGCTATCCGGAAATTGAGCAGCCGATAGTTTACATAGGTACTGCACATCCGGGCAATGCCCCGCTTGACATAGAGAACCTGATAACAAGGCCGATAGAGAAAGAGATCAATACCATCTCTGAAGTTGATAATATCAAATCGACTTCGGTGCAGGACTACTCCACCATCATTGTTGAGTTCAGTGCCGAAACGGCCATTGAAGACGCTCTGACGAAGGTGAAGGATGCCGTGGACAGGGCCAAGCCCGAGCTGCCAAGCGACTTGCAAACTGATCCAAACATCTTCGAACTCAACCTGTCGGAGTTTCCCATCATGAACATCAACCTCTCGGGGAATTATACCCTGGAGGAGCTGGAAGACTATGCGGAAATTCTTGAGGACGAGATTGAAAAAGTAAGTGAGGTAAGCAAAGTAGAAATCAGGGGTATTGACGAGAAAGAGGTCAGAATCAATGTCGACCCCTACAAGATGGAGGCTGTGAAGGTCAACTTCTCCGACATTGAGAATGCGATTTCCGCTGAGAACGTTTCTTTGTCTGGTGGAAATATTCTTGAGGACGGCATCAGAAGAACCATTAGAGTGGTGGGTGAGTTTGAGGAGGCCAGTGAAATGGAAGACATCATTGTCAAAAATGAAAACGCCAATATTGTCTACCTCAAAGACATAGCAACCATTGAGTTCGGTTTCAAGGAAAAGCAAAGCTTCGCCAGAATGAATGGCAAGCCTGTGGTTTCTGTGGATGTGATCAAAAGAAGCGGTGAAAACCTGCTGATTACCACAGAGAAGATAAATGCGATCCTCGACAAAACGATGGATACGCTGCCTGCTGATCTTGAAATCGCAATTACCAATGACCAGTCGGAAATGACCCGTGAAATGGTGAGCAACCTGGAGAACAATATCATCTCAGGGGTGATTCTGGTGGTTTTGGTACTTCTCTTCTTTTTAGGAACGAGAAACGCCTTGTTTGTAGGTGTGGCCATTCCGTTGTCGATGTTCATTTCCTTTATCGTGCTGTCGGCCTTTAGTATCACTATCAACATGATGGTACTGTTCTCGCTGATCATGGCATTGGGTATGCTGGTGGACAATGGTATCGTGGTGGTGGAGAACGTTTACCGTTTGATGGAACTGGGCATGAAGCCGCTTGAAGCTACCCGTCGGGGAGTGGGAGAGGTGGCCTGGCCTATTATTTCCTCCACGGCTACCACACTTGCAGCCTTTCTTCCTTTGGCCTTCTGGCCAGGCCTGATGGGGCAGTTTATGCGTTACTTACCCATCACCCTGATTGTTACGCTTAGCTCTTCACTTTTTGTGGCTTTGGTGATCAACCCGGTAATGATTGCTGCCTTTATGAAGGTAGACAACAGACAAGCATTCAACTATAAAAGGATATGGATATTTGCAGGTGTGAGCATAGGCATTGGCGCTTTGCTGCTACTGGCAAAAGCGAATGTGCTGGGTAACCTGGCTTTGCTTCTGGGGATGCTTATTCTCTTAAATGTCTATGTGCTGGTTCCACTGTCCAGAAAGTTTCAGGATACTTTTCTGCCTTTCATAGAAGGGCTGTACTCCCGAACGCTACAGTTTGCTTTGCGAGGCTGGAACCCAACGCTCTTTTTCTTTGGTACTGTATTTCTTTTGTTCTTTTCACTAGCCATGATGGGGGTGTTTACTCCCAATGTCATCTTCTTCCCGGTGAATGAACCAAAGTACGTCAATGTGTTCATTGAGCAGCCCTCAGGAACCGATATCAATGTGACCAACTCATTTACAGAGGAGGTGGAGAAGAAGGTGATGAAGGTGATAGAGCCTTATCAGTTCATGGTAGAGTCGGTGGTGACCAAGGTAGGTCAAGACACAGCTGACCCCAACGACCCTTCAGCGGTGGGCCAGGCTGAAACGCCAAACAAAGCCAGGATCACTGTCAATTTTGTGGAGTTTAAGTACCGCAAGAGAGAAGGTTCGGATGAATGGGTAATGACCAGTGACATCATGAACGAGATACGTGAGGCAGTTCAGGGCTATCCTGGTGTGGCGCTGACGGTTGATAAGGACGCAGCTGGCCCACCAGTAGGTAAGCCAATTGCCATTGAAGTTACCGGACAAGACTTTAACCGACTGATAGAAATTACTGAAGACATGAAAACCTTCATTAATGAATCAGGCATAGAAGGTATCGAAAGGCTTAAAACCGACCTTGAAACAGGCAAGCCGGAACTTATTGTAGATATCGACAGAGAAAAGGCCCGCAGATTTGGCCTGTCAACTTATTCGATAGCCAACGAAGTGCGTACATCGTTGTTTGGTAAGGAGATATCCAAATTCAAGCAGGGAGAAGATGACTATGAAGTGCAGTTGAGACTTGACGAAAAGTATCGGTACGATATCGATGCATTGATGAACAAGAGTGTGGTTTTTCGTGACCAAACCAACGGACGAATTGTTTCTGTACCGATTTCTGCCGTCGCCAAAGCTGAGTTGAGCACAACGTACGGTTCGGTACGCAGGAAGGATTTGCAAAGAGTCGTAACCATAAGCTCCAACGTGCTGGGAGGAGCCAATCCAACAGAAATCAACGATCAAATCAAAGAGCTGCTCGTGAACTTTGATATGCCTCAAGGCTACTCCTTCAAGTTCGGTGGCGAGCAGGAGAAGCAGGCAGAGGAAATGGCCTTCCTGAGCAGTGCCTTGCTGCTGGCGGTATTCCTGATCTTCCTGATCATTGTGGCGCAGTTCAATAAAATGACTGCTCCCTTGATCATCATGACTTCAGTGCTTTTCAGTACAATTGGGGTGTTCCTTGGTTTGGTAATTTTCCAAATGGACTTCGTGGTCATCATGACAATGGTTGGAATCATTTCTCTCGCCGGTATCGTGGTGAACAACGCCATCGTACTTATCGACTTCATTGAGCTCACCAGAAGCAGAATGAGGAAAGAGCTGGGTGTGGAAAGGCTCACTATCGAGCAAGTGGATGAGGCCATTGTGGTCGCAGGAAAAACGAGGCTTCGTCCGGTACTGTTAACAGCCATCACTACTGTGCTTGGCCTTGTGCCTTTGGCTATAGGATTGAACATTGACTTTATAGGTTTCTTCAGAGAGTACAACCCAGACTTTTTCATGGGCGGAGACAATGTAATCTTCTGGGGACCCATGTCGTGGACCATCGTATTCGGTCTTACGTTCGCCACCTTCCTTACGCTGGTGATTGTGCCTGTGATGTACTGGTTCTTTGCCAGAGTGAACAGGAGATTCGGATTAAGCTAA